GCGCTGATGGAGCGTATGCGCCAGCATGCAGAGCGTTTCGACACGCGGATCATCTTTGACCACATCAACAGCGTGGACTTCAAGCGCCGGCCGTTCCGGCTCAAGGGCGACAGCGGCGAATACACGGCAGACGCGGTCATCATCGCCACCGGCGCGTCGGCCAAGTACCTGGGCCTGCCCTCCGAGGAAGCGTTCAAGGGCAAGGGCGTGTCGGCCTGCGCCACCTGCGACGGCTTCTTCTACCGTGGCAAGCGCGTGGCCGTGATCGGCGGGGGCAATACCGCGGTCGAGGAGGCGCTCTACCTGGCCAACATCGCCGAGCACGTCACCGTGGTGCACCGGCGCGACAAGTTCCGCTCGGAGAAGATCCTGGCCGACAAGCTGTTCGAGAAGGCAAAGGCCGGCAAGGTCACGATCGTATGGAACCACACCCTGGACGAGGTGCTGGGTGACGACTCCGGCGTCACCGGCATACGCATCGTCAACGTGCAGGATGGCAGCAAGCGCGAGCTGAAGCTGGAGGGTGTGTTCATCGCCATCGGCCACACGCCCAACACCGCGATCTTCGAGGGCCAGCTCGACATGGCCGGCGGCTACATCAAGGTCAGGAGCGGCAGCGACGGAAACGCCACCGCCACCAGCGTGCCGGGTGTGTTTGCGGCCGGCGACGTCATGGACCATGTCTACCGCCAGGCCATCACCTCGGCTGGCACCGGCTGCATGGCCGCACTGGATGCGGAAAAGTACCTGGACCAACTCGCCACGCACGAAGACCGCCATGCCGAGCTGGAACACGTGCAGAGCCAGGTCGCCGGGCGCTGATAAGATTCGCGGATGGACGCGAATCCCGACGCCCGCTCCCCCCTCATCTTCATCATCGCCGGCGAACCCTCGGGTGACGCGCTCGCCGCGCGCCTGATGGCGGCACTCAAGGTCGAGACCGGCGGGCGCGTGCGCTTCGCCGGCGTCGGCGGCGAGCGCATGCAGGCGGAAGGCCTGCAAAGCCTGTTCCCGATGCGCGAATTGGCACTGATGGGCATCTTCGAGGTGCTGCGCCACGTGCCGCGTATCCTGCGCCGCATCCGCGAGACCGTGGCCACCGTCGATCGCCTGAAACCCGACATCGTGCTGACCGTGGATGCGCCCGGCTTCACGCTGCGCGTGGCCAA
The Nevskiales bacterium genome window above contains:
- the trxB gene encoding thioredoxin-disulfide reductase, translating into MPNTQHHRLIIIGSGPAGYTAAVYAARANLKPVLITGVEQGGQLMTTTDVDNWPGDVEGLQGPALMERMRQHAERFDTRIIFDHINSVDFKRRPFRLKGDSGEYTADAVIIATGASAKYLGLPSEEAFKGKGVSACATCDGFFYRGKRVAVIGGGNTAVEEALYLANIAEHVTVVHRRDKFRSEKILADKLFEKAKAGKVTIVWNHTLDEVLGDDSGVTGIRIVNVQDGSKRELKLEGVFIAIGHTPNTAIFEGQLDMAGGYIKVRSGSDGNATATSVPGVFAAGDVMDHVYRQAITSAGTGCMAALDAEKYLDQLATHEDRHAELEHVQSQVAGR